The genomic region TATCTCCTACGGCAAGGGTGCCGCGATTCTCAAGCAGCTGTACTTCCTGCTCGGGCCGGAGGCCTTTCGCAGCGGCGTCAGCGCGTATCTGCGGGAACGTGCCTGGCGCAACGCCCGGCTCGAGGATTTCGTGGCCGCGCTGGCGCAGGCAAGCGGACGCAACCTCGATGCCTGGACACGCGAATGGTTGCTCGCAGCAGGCACCAATACCGTCCGCGCCACGGTGCAATGCACAGCCGGCCAACTGCAATCCCTGACCCTGCTGCAGAGCGCTCCCGCGGCCCGTCCGCAGTTGCGCTCGCAGCGCCTGGAGGTGGCGCTGTATCGCGAGGGCGACGGCAGCCCTTACCAGGTGATCGACACGGTTGTAGCGGGCGCCAGCACCGCGGTTTCCATACCCGGACAGATCGCCTGCCCCGATTTCGTCTGGCCCAACCACCAGGACTGGGCCTTTGCCCGCCTCGGCCTCGGCCCGGCCGATCTCGACTTCCTGCAACGCAATCTCATGCAGTTCGACGATCCGCTGATGCGTAACATGATCTGGCAGACGCTATGGCATATGGTCGAGGACGGCACCCTCGCGCTGCCGGACTTTCTGCAACTCGCACTGCAGTTCGAGGCGGCAGAGCATGATCCGCGCACCCTGGCGTCCATCCATTACCGTATAGCGGCCGCCTTCGACCTCGCTCTTCGGATCGGTGCCGCCGGCGGTCTGCCGGTGGCGGTCCCCGAACTGATGCAGCAACTGCGGCGCGATGCGTGGTGGGAGGTGCTGACCGCCGCACCGGCCAGCGACAGCCAGAAAATCTGGCTGGATCATTATCTGCGCATCGCCGGAGGCGACGAGGATCTCGACGATCCTGGGCGCGACTACTGGGCGAGGATCGGGAACGCTCGGCTGGAGCCTCGATCAGCCACGCCGCTGGACGCTGCTCGGCTATCTCGCGGCAGGCGGCTACCCCGGTGCATTGCAGCTGGCGCAAGCCGAGCGCGCGCGCGATCCGTCGTCCAGCGGAGAGCTTGCCTGGCTCGGAGTACAGGCAGCACTACCGGAGCTGCCCCTGAAAGGCGCGATGCTCGAGCGGCTGATCGGCGGGCAAGCGGACAATACGGCAGCTTCGCCCGCCATCATGAACCATCTTTTCCCGCCCTCGCAGATGGCACTGCAACGGGTATTTGCCGCTCGCATCCTGGCTGCGCTGGCGCTGCTCGACAGCACGCGCTCGGAGTACTTCATGGCGGATTATGTGCGGCTCTTCCCGGTACTGTGCGACACCGCAAGCGCGCAGCTGCTCGCGGCAGCCCTTGCCTCTTCCGCACCGCTCGGCAAACTGACGCACGACGGACTTGTCGTTGCGCTCGAAGACAATGACCGGTGCATGGCCATCCGGGATGCAGAACTACAGATCAGGCCCTGAAGCGCGCTCACAGGACGCGACGCAGCGGTTCGGCAACCAATGCTACAGCCATGAGGCCGAGCACCATGATGCCGACGAGCCAGGGGACCTGTGCGGACCGCAGCAGCAGGTTCACAAAGGGAGCGAGCGGAAACTGGCTCGCGGCCACGGCCGATCCCGTCGCAGCTCCCGTGACCAGGATCCAGTCGGAACGCGAACCCGCCTGACGGGGTGCCGGTGGCAATGCCCGCATCACGCGCAGAGTGAAGCCGTCATCGTCAATATGAGGCTCCGCCGCGCCTGCCAGCGCACGTTCCAGCCAGTCTTCATTCATTGCTGAACCCCCCCTGCCAGTCGCTGAGGATTTCCTGCAGCTTCTGGCGGCCTCTCAGTACATGTGTTTTGACGGTCCCCACGGGCATTGCCATGATGTCCGCGATTTCCGGGTGTGAAAACCCGCGCTGAAGCGAAAAGTGTACCGCATCACGCTGCGCCTGGCTGAGCTGGCGCATCGCCGCATCGAAATGATCCATGAACTCGCGCGCCTCATGGTCTTCGCCTGCGCTCGGATGCTGATCGCCGATCTCCTCGGTCGCGGGCTCGTTGCGGCGCAGCTCGTCGAGAAAGCAGCGATAGGCGATGCGATAGATCCAGCTGCGAAAGCTGCTGTCGCGCCTGAAGCTGGCGATCGAACGATACGCCCTGATGAAGGTTTCCTGGGCAAGGTCATCGGCCAGCGCGATATTGCCACGCGTGAACCGGCGCAGCGAATTGCGGACGTCCGACTGGTGACGCGCGACCAGCATCGCAAAGGCATGACGACCGTCATGCCCCGCCGCACGCGCGACCAGCTCCTCATCGCTCGATTCCACCGGCCGGCAGTTCCGGAGTCAGGCTACCGCGGAGCTGCCGACGTTCGGCTTCTCGATCTTCCATACCACGATCTGCGCGATACCGATGCACAGGGGTATCAGGCCGATGCTCGCCACATCGATGCCCGACACCAGGTAGAGCCAGACACAGACGGCCACCCCGATCGCGATATTCACCGTGCCACGCGCCAGTGCGCTCTTGCCGTTCTTGCCCTTGTCGAGCGCGTCGAGCAGTTCCACCGGTACATCGCGTCCCTGTTCGATGATCTTGTCGATGGTCTGGTGTACCAGCTGGCGCTTGCGACGGTTGTTGAAACTGATGATCGTCACGATCAGCACCGGCCCGCCGAACAACAGCACGATCGCGAGCACTGCGGGAATGATCTCGGAATCGAATCCGGATTCCGCCTTGTGCACGACGGTGCGCCCTTGCTTGAGCCCCTCGATGTCCCTGATCGCCGCACGCAACTCGCTCATATCCTCGTCATCGAGCTCGCTGCGGATGCTTTCCGGAAGGCGCCCGAGTGCCGCTTCGAGTTTGCCGATCACGCGCTCCACTTCCCTGTCCGCCGGGCTCGATTCCTCATCATCGGCGTCCACGGTAATCGTGATGCCACGAGCTTTGGACGCCGCACCGGCATCATCCTCGTCGCCGCCGAATTGCAGACGGAAGGAAGCGCTCTTGGCGGATTCGGCATCGGTGCTCGCCGGCGCCGATGCCGACGGCAGTTCCGGCACCACTGCCTCCTCGCTTGCCTCCTGCGCCCATCCCGGCAGGATCACCCATGACAGCAGCAGCCCGGCAGCAATCCGGCGCAACGAGTTGTTCATCGTCTTGTCTCCTGTGTAAACGAAATTCATCCGCGATCCGGACCTCTGTCGCACTCCGCAATGCGCCGCAAGCGGCGCTCGAACACCATCCGCTCGGCGGCCAGCCACAACACTACAGCTACCCATTGCAGCGCGATCAGCGCGAGCGGCA from Gammaproteobacteria bacterium harbors:
- a CDS encoding sigma-70 family RNA polymerase sigma factor, giving the protein MESSDEELVARAAGHDGRHAFAMLVARHQSDVRNSLRRFTRGNIALADDLAQETFIRAYRSIASFRRDSSFRSWIYRIAYRCFLDELRRNEPATEEIGDQHPSAGEDHEAREFMDHFDAAMRQLSQAQRDAVHFSLQRGFSHPEIADIMAMPVGTVKTHVLRGRQKLQEILSDWQGGFSNE